In Thiovibrio frasassiensis, one DNA window encodes the following:
- a CDS encoding protein phosphatase CheZ, producing the protein MSMAGKSEVNLEISAGFFRIATDTVVYNITVLGGQETGAGQVVRHILAEEKPPVPALAGPEAAQVDVISAVQSGGLEGDDYYKKVSTDIFNDIGKLAKSLSSTMGEIPLEDRRMKRVELDEAGEKIEDAKNQLHDIVSMTERATMEIMDQVEKVQNQTDGVKELLLSLKTHSAFQAAAVTAGEEGAQSAEATLQSLQEKISQANALIVAMQEEGGGAATEESSAEEVLDLAEAAPEMVIRTRYLFSLDTIFQTMYELCTNETVKTHITAARKKAEEIFDHNGFVEAMGEKIKDIAPDSDNFFTVPLSDVLAALLSSCSDTKTQNLLKKMDLNQGEIFLDQSLPLEVPPTEEIEEAAPASEAAEPEAVLPESAGPESATQGTDPRVAELGGMLAESLVMAGELTENLAQMRSGEISGMGLMTIEDQNEIFQKIEDAFQVASSITDDISRITEALSFQDLSGQQILKIIKLLTDFQVQLLAIVVSFGSQLKNKEKNAGVTVEESKRIAQEDVDKYLNSMTTGEVGGEGSLDQDAVNDLLKGLGF; encoded by the coding sequence ATGTCCATGGCGGGAAAGTCGGAAGTCAATCTTGAGATAAGCGCTGGATTTTTCAGGATAGCAACAGATACGGTGGTCTATAATATAACCGTTCTTGGCGGTCAGGAAACCGGGGCCGGTCAGGTGGTACGGCATATCCTGGCCGAGGAAAAGCCGCCGGTTCCAGCCCTTGCCGGACCCGAAGCGGCACAGGTGGATGTGATCTCAGCCGTGCAGTCCGGTGGGCTTGAAGGGGATGACTACTACAAAAAGGTTTCGACCGATATCTTTAATGATATCGGAAAGTTGGCAAAAAGCTTGAGCTCGACCATGGGGGAAATCCCCCTGGAAGACCGGCGCATGAAGCGGGTGGAGCTTGATGAGGCCGGAGAAAAGATCGAGGACGCAAAAAACCAGTTGCACGATATTGTTTCCATGACGGAACGGGCCACCATGGAGATCATGGATCAGGTGGAAAAGGTCCAGAACCAGACCGATGGCGTAAAGGAGCTGCTCCTCTCCCTGAAAACCCATAGCGCTTTTCAGGCCGCGGCTGTAACGGCTGGAGAGGAAGGCGCCCAGTCCGCCGAAGCAACCCTGCAGAGCCTGCAGGAAAAAATAAGCCAGGCCAATGCGCTGATTGTTGCCATGCAGGAAGAAGGTGGCGGTGCGGCGACAGAGGAATCCTCCGCGGAGGAGGTGCTCGATCTGGCCGAGGCCGCCCCGGAAATGGTCATCCGAACCCGTTATCTTTTTTCCCTGGATACGATTTTTCAGACCATGTACGAGCTGTGTACCAACGAAACGGTGAAAACCCATATCACCGCGGCCAGGAAGAAGGCCGAGGAGATCTTTGATCACAACGGTTTTGTTGAGGCCATGGGAGAGAAGATCAAGGATATCGCCCCGGACAGCGATAATTTCTTTACCGTCCCCTTAAGTGATGTCCTCGCCGCCCTGCTTTCTTCCTGTTCTGATACAAAGACCCAGAACCTTTTGAAGAAAATGGATCTCAATCAGGGGGAGATCTTTCTGGATCAGAGCCTGCCCTTGGAAGTGCCGCCCACCGAAGAGATTGAGGAGGCCGCTCCGGCCTCGGAAGCAGCTGAGCCGGAGGCAGTTCTGCCCGAGTCGGCTGGGCCGGAAAGCGCGACGCAGGGGACTGACCCGCGGGTTGCCGAGCTTGGGGGGATGCTGGCGGAAAGTCTTGTTATGGCTGGGGAGTTGACGGAGAATCTGGCGCAAATGCGTTCCGGTGAGATTTCCGGCATGGGCCTGATGACCATTGAAGACCAGAATGAAATCTTCCAAAAGATCGAAGATGCCTTCCAGGTGGCCTCCTCCATTACCGATGATATTTCGCGGATTACCGAGGCCTTGAGTTTTCAGGATCTCTCCGGTCAGCAGATCTTGAAGATCATCAAACTGCTCACCGATTTCCAGGTTCAGCTCCTGGCCATCGTGGTTTCCTTTGGCTCCCAGTTGAAAAACAAGGAGAAGAATGCCGGGGTTACCGTGGAGGAGAGCAAGCGGATCGCCCAGGAGGATGTGGACAAGTATCTCAACTCTATGACCACCGGGGAGGTGGGGGGGGAAGGTTCCCTGGATCAGGATGCGGTAAACGATCTCTTGAAGGGCTTGGGATTTTAA
- a CDS encoding universal stress protein, whose product MKVIAAMNGLVTSDIAALYALRYAALFNYTLGLLHVLNPDDSRDEVEASMTTIEEAAEEFQVKTERIFLQGEPAPAIQTHLKETNGDILFCSTRMRTRFFEDSLSEKLTRLHLPADLAIVRVAHVGATTRTENILLPIKEDRLSVKKFVFLSAMAKGFDAATEIYSITLAGNRRLARLDIGTTKELFQKINAHLSHYNKAFKLMDVPLRIKHALAENEIDQILHHLAHHDFQLMIIGGRRLSPFPLLFRENPIARLFRYTPVNTIAFYGRDEK is encoded by the coding sequence ATGAAAGTCATTGCGGCAATGAACGGCCTTGTCACCTCGGACATCGCCGCCCTCTATGCCTTGCGCTACGCAGCGCTCTTCAACTACACCCTGGGCCTGCTCCACGTTCTCAACCCCGATGACAGTCGGGATGAGGTGGAGGCGAGCATGACCACCATTGAAGAAGCGGCTGAAGAGTTTCAGGTAAAAACCGAACGCATCTTTTTGCAGGGAGAGCCGGCCCCGGCCATCCAGACCCATCTCAAGGAAACCAATGGTGACATCCTCTTCTGCAGCACCCGGATGCGCACCCGCTTTTTCGAGGATTCGCTCAGCGAAAAACTGACCCGTTTGCACCTGCCGGCCGACCTGGCCATTGTCCGGGTGGCGCATGTGGGCGCAACTACCCGCACCGAAAATATCCTGCTGCCCATCAAAGAAGACCGCCTCTCGGTGAAAAAATTCGTCTTTCTCAGCGCCATGGCCAAGGGTTTCGACGCGGCCACCGAGATTTACAGCATCACCCTTGCAGGGAACCGACGCCTTGCCCGACTGGACATCGGCACCACCAAGGAGCTGTTCCAGAAAATCAACGCCCACCTCAGTCATTACAACAAAGCCTTCAAGCTCATGGATGTGCCGTTGCGGATCAAGCATGCCCTGGCCGAAAACGAGATCGATCAGATCCTGCACCATCTGGCGCACCACGACTTCCAACTGATGATCATCGGCGGCAGAAGGCTCTCCCCCTTCCCCCTGTTGTTCAGAGAAAACCCCATTGCCCGTCTCTTTCGCTACACCCCGGTGAACACCATCGCCTTTTATGGACGGGATGAAAAGTAA
- a CDS encoding MlaE family ABC transporter permease, translating to MQWAVVACFKQIELGNGADVAFNRLHNSGEKKWQLDMHRIGGDLLQVSCAGRWCLDQDLPAAGVILTEQGEDLRRLSFDTTQLSAWDTGFLAFLRTLLKLCAERGVGIDQEGLPQGVRRLLEMAGAVPEKKVVKHRNGKRSLFFQVGTATLEFFRGAPAMLYFLGEITASFGRLLRGRARFRLSDLWWEIEEVGPRALVIVSVISFLVGLILAYLGADQLRLVGAQIFIADLVAIGMVREIGALMTGVIIAGRTGAAFAAQLGTMQVNEEIDAFKALGISPVDFLVLPRILALMLMVPILTFYAGFVGMFAGMLVSTTIFDIGMFEYYTETLRALSLKHILVGLSKGSVYGAMVAYAGCLRGIQCGRSAESVGEAATSAVVTAILLITISASIMTIIYYRLGI from the coding sequence ATGCAATGGGCGGTGGTTGCTTGTTTCAAACAAATTGAGCTTGGCAATGGTGCGGATGTGGCCTTCAACCGACTCCATAACAGCGGCGAAAAAAAGTGGCAGCTCGATATGCACCGCATCGGTGGTGATCTGCTGCAGGTCTCTTGTGCCGGCCGCTGGTGCCTGGATCAGGATCTGCCCGCCGCCGGGGTGATTCTGACCGAGCAGGGAGAGGACTTGCGCCGCCTTTCCTTCGATACCACGCAGCTCTCCGCCTGGGACACCGGATTTCTCGCCTTTCTCCGGACTCTGCTCAAACTCTGCGCTGAACGCGGGGTCGGCATCGATCAGGAGGGATTGCCCCAGGGGGTTCGCCGGCTCCTGGAAATGGCCGGTGCCGTTCCCGAAAAGAAGGTGGTCAAGCACCGCAACGGCAAACGGAGCCTGTTTTTTCAGGTGGGCACGGCAACGTTGGAATTTTTCCGCGGCGCGCCCGCGATGCTCTATTTTTTAGGGGAGATCACCGCCTCTTTCGGTCGATTGTTGCGGGGTCGGGCCCGGTTTCGCTTGAGCGATCTCTGGTGGGAGATCGAAGAGGTCGGGCCCCGGGCCCTGGTCATCGTCTCGGTGATCAGTTTTCTCGTCGGGCTCATTCTCGCCTATCTGGGTGCGGATCAGCTCCGGCTGGTCGGCGCCCAGATCTTCATTGCCGATCTGGTGGCCATCGGCATGGTCCGCGAAATCGGTGCCCTGATGACCGGCGTCATCATCGCCGGGCGTACCGGCGCGGCCTTCGCCGCCCAGCTCGGGACCATGCAGGTCAATGAAGAGATCGACGCCTTCAAGGCCCTGGGCATCTCGCCGGTGGATTTTCTGGTCCTGCCCCGGATCTTGGCCCTGATGCTGATGGTGCCGATCCTCACCTTCTATGCCGGTTTTGTCGGGATGTTCGCCGGGATGCTGGTTTCGACCACCATCTTTGATATCGGCATGTTCGAGTATTACACCGAAACCCTGCGCGCCTTGTCGCTCAAACATATTTTGGTGGGACTTTCCAAGGGCAGCGTCTACGGGGCCATGGTCGCCTATGCCGGCTGCCTGCGCGGCATTCAGTGCGGGAGAAGCGCCGAATCGGTGGGCGAGGCGGCAACCTCGGCGGTGGTGACCGCCATCCTGCTGATCACCATTTCGGCTTCGATTATGACCATCATCTATTACCGATTGGGAATCTAA
- a CDS encoding PilZ domain-containing protein has translation MMVQEESSEERRQDERVGKNLRVRFTRLEDLLADIPYREGQLLDISGGGLCFMAEEALPLGSQLVMVLEFPGWHAVAEGKWIATKVEEDVGVLRAVGMVSWVANSRSKPGGYETGVSFSGKVSA, from the coding sequence ATGATGGTGCAAGAGGAGTCGAGCGAGGAGCGGCGTCAGGATGAGCGGGTGGGCAAAAACCTGCGTGTTCGTTTTACCAGGCTGGAAGATCTCCTGGCGGATATTCCTTACCGGGAAGGACAATTGCTCGATATTAGCGGGGGCGGCCTCTGTTTTATGGCGGAGGAAGCGCTGCCCCTGGGCAGTCAGTTGGTGATGGTTCTTGAGTTTCCCGGCTGGCATGCGGTGGCAGAGGGGAAATGGATCGCCACCAAGGTGGAAGAGGATGTCGGGGTGTTGCGGGCCGTCGGCATGGTCTCCTGGGTGGCGAACAGCCGGAGCAAGCCGGGCGGCTATGAAACCGGGGTCAGTTTTTCCGGGAAAGTTTCGGCCTGA
- a CDS encoding isochorismatase family protein translates to MRETLYRLAPEQCALLVVDIQERMMQAIPARDEVVKNAALLMKAANILGVPILATTQYAARIGALLPEIQAELAGVIPLDKLEFGCFANGPIGAAAKRLPKEINTIVVCGVETHICIYQTVAGGLLQGYRMWVPADGVASRVEKNYATGLARISEIGGIVANTEMIIYEWLQKAGTPAFKAILPFIK, encoded by the coding sequence ATGAGAGAAACACTCTACCGTTTGGCGCCGGAACAATGCGCCCTCTTGGTCGTGGATATCCAGGAGCGGATGATGCAGGCCATTCCGGCCAGGGACGAGGTGGTGAAGAACGCGGCGCTGCTGATGAAGGCGGCCAACATCCTTGGGGTGCCGATTCTTGCCACGACCCAGTATGCGGCCCGGATCGGCGCCTTGCTCCCGGAGATTCAGGCGGAATTGGCCGGGGTCATCCCGCTCGATAAGCTGGAGTTCGGTTGTTTTGCCAACGGGCCCATTGGGGCGGCGGCGAAGCGTTTACCCAAGGAGATCAACACCATCGTGGTCTGCGGGGTGGAAACCCATATCTGCATCTACCAGACGGTGGCCGGCGGCCTGTTGCAAGGCTACCGGATGTGGGTGCCGGCCGATGGTGTGGCCTCGCGGGTGGAGAAAAACTATGCGACCGGGCTTGCCCGGATCAGCGAGATCGGCGGCATCGTTGCCAATACGGAGATGATCATCTACGAATGGCTGCAGAAGGCGGGCACTCCGGCTTTCAAGGCTATCCTGCCGTTTATCAAATAA
- a CDS encoding YchE family NAAT transporter, with product MFDSSEHIKFVISLFAIVNPIGAIPIYISLTDGYRPEDRARIVRITPIAVVGILLTTLVSGELILRFFGISVDSFRVGGGILLLLMATSMLQAKTSRAAHTSDEAEETSDRETIAIVPLAIPLLSGPGAISTVIVYAYKAKSLSAYLITSAGILLIGLAIYLSLLAAPYITKKLGKTGINIITRIMGLILTAIAVEFITSGLKNIFQNLP from the coding sequence ATGTTCGATTCTTCGGAACACATAAAATTCGTCATCTCCCTCTTCGCCATCGTCAACCCCATTGGCGCCATCCCCATCTACATCAGCCTCACCGACGGCTACCGTCCGGAAGACCGCGCCAGGATCGTCCGGATCACTCCCATCGCCGTGGTCGGCATCCTCCTGACCACCCTGGTCAGCGGCGAACTCATCCTCCGTTTTTTCGGGATTTCCGTCGATTCCTTTCGGGTGGGCGGCGGCATTCTCCTGTTGCTCATGGCCACCTCCATGCTCCAGGCCAAGACAAGCCGCGCCGCACATACCAGTGACGAGGCCGAAGAAACCTCGGACCGCGAAACCATCGCCATCGTGCCCCTGGCCATCCCCCTGCTTTCCGGACCGGGCGCCATCAGCACGGTTATCGTTTACGCCTACAAGGCAAAAAGTCTTTCTGCTTATCTGATTACCAGCGCGGGCATTCTCCTTATCGGCCTGGCCATCTATCTTTCCCTGCTGGCCGCGCCCTACATTACCAAAAAACTCGGCAAAACCGGGATCAACATCATCACCCGGATCATGGGGCTCATCCTCACCGCCATTGCCGTGGAATTCATCACCAGCGGGTTGAAAAACATCTTCCAGAATCTGCCCTAA
- a CDS encoding cold-shock protein, producing MFEGTVKWFNEAKGFGFIAQDNGKDVFVHYSAINKNGFKTLAEGERVRFEIVDGQKGPAAANVEPL from the coding sequence ATGTTTGAAGGCACAGTGAAGTGGTTTAACGAAGCAAAGGGCTTTGGCTTTATCGCACAGGATAATGGCAAGGATGTTTTTGTCCATTACTCCGCAATCAACAAGAATGGCTTCAAAACTTTGGCGGAAGGCGAACGCGTCCGTTTCGAAATTGTCGACGGCCAGAAAGGCCCTGCCGCGGCCAATGTGGAACCGCTGTAA
- the asnS gene encoding asparagine--tRNA ligase, giving the protein MSHYRRIRQILKEQPLGQAVEIKGWIRTRRDSKGFSFLEVNDGSCVANIQVIAEENLPRYQEDILRLTTGCSVRISGQLAASPAKGQDVELKAAEVEVYGWADPETYPLQKKRHSFEFLREIGHLRPRTNSLGAVARVRSALSFAVHRFFQEQGFQYIHTPIITTSDCEGAGEMFTVTTLDLNNVPRKEGRTDFSEDFFGRQASLTVSGQLEAEIYCLALGNVYTFGPTFRAENSNTSRHLAEFWMVEPEMAFCDLAQDMEVAESFIKYLVQYVLEHCPEEIELFNNFVDKGLKGRLAAVLEQDFARITYTEAIERLTTCGKKFNFPVSWGADLQSEHERYLCEEVFKRPLIVSDYPKAIKPFYMRVNDDDTTVAAMDILVPGIGEIIGGSQREERYDQLLGRLEEQGLSREDYGWYLDLRRYGTAPHAGFGLGFERLIQFVSGMANIREVIPFPRTPGSASL; this is encoded by the coding sequence ATGAGCCACTATCGCCGCATCCGCCAGATCCTCAAGGAACAACCCCTCGGCCAGGCCGTGGAAATCAAAGGCTGGATCCGCACCCGCCGCGACAGCAAGGGGTTTTCCTTTCTCGAGGTCAATGACGGCTCCTGCGTAGCCAACATTCAGGTCATTGCCGAAGAGAATTTGCCCCGGTATCAAGAAGATATCCTCCGTCTCACCACCGGCTGCTCGGTGCGGATCAGCGGCCAGCTCGCCGCCTCGCCGGCCAAGGGTCAGGATGTGGAGCTCAAGGCGGCCGAGGTCGAGGTGTACGGCTGGGCAGACCCGGAAACCTATCCCCTGCAAAAGAAACGGCATTCCTTTGAATTTCTCAGGGAAATCGGGCATCTGCGACCCCGCACCAACAGCCTCGGCGCGGTGGCCCGGGTGCGCAGCGCCCTTTCCTTTGCGGTGCACCGCTTCTTCCAGGAGCAAGGGTTTCAGTACATCCACACCCCGATCATTACCACCAGCGACTGCGAGGGGGCGGGCGAGATGTTCACCGTCACCACCCTGGACCTGAACAATGTCCCCCGCAAGGAGGGACGGACTGATTTCAGCGAGGATTTCTTCGGCCGCCAGGCCAGCCTCACGGTGAGCGGCCAGCTGGAGGCGGAGATCTACTGCCTGGCCCTGGGCAACGTCTACACCTTCGGCCCCACCTTCCGGGCGGAAAACTCCAATACCAGCAGGCATCTTGCCGAGTTCTGGATGGTCGAGCCGGAGATGGCCTTCTGCGATCTTGCTCAGGACATGGAGGTTGCGGAATCGTTCATCAAATATCTGGTGCAGTATGTTTTGGAGCATTGCCCGGAGGAGATCGAACTCTTCAACAATTTCGTGGACAAGGGGCTCAAGGGTCGACTGGCTGCGGTGCTGGAACAGGATTTCGCCCGGATCACCTACACCGAGGCCATCGAACGCCTTACGACCTGCGGGAAGAAATTCAACTTCCCGGTATCCTGGGGCGCGGATCTCCAGTCGGAACACGAGCGCTACCTCTGCGAGGAGGTCTTCAAGCGGCCGCTGATCGTCAGCGACTATCCCAAAGCCATCAAGCCCTTCTACATGCGGGTCAATGACGACGACACCACCGTGGCCGCCATGGACATCCTGGTGCCGGGCATCGGCGAGATCATCGGCGGCAGCCAGCGAGAAGAACGCTACGATCAGCTGCTCGGCCGGTTGGAAGAACAGGGCCTCAGCCGGGAGGATTACGGCTGGTACCTCGATCTGCGCCGCTATGGCACCGCACCCCACGCCGGTTTCGGCCTGGGCTTTGAGCGATTGATTCAGTTTGTCAGCGGCATGGCCAACATCCGCGAAGTAATCCCCTTTCCCCGTACCCCTGGCTCGGCCTCTCTCTAG
- a CDS encoding cation-translocating P-type ATPase yields MQLFTLEKEALLQRLKSSENGLSSALAARRLREFGPNVLEQGAKKNYLLAYARQYSQFFAILLEVAALLSFVADHYDSKQGSDVLGYAIIGAVIVNATFTFWQEYRADKAMEELLKLIPVRVSLRRDGDVVQVEAEDLVPGDIMLLEEGDKVAADGIILEANSLYLNLSSLTGESAPVARRLQPDTARRTLEAKNMVFAGTTVLSGSGIAVVSATGNATEFGNIASLTKNVRKTVTPMQREIIHITRIFTGIALLMGCVFFALGLFSGKGILMASIFALALIVANVPEGLLPTISLSLSLASQRMARHNALVKNLDSVQTLGSATVICTDKTGTLTRNEMSTKLLWLAGGEEISISGEGYREPGEFSFSRHNESSEQRLTELLTAGILNCRASIDEERLRGDPTELAIVAAARKKGITAPEMTKLQEFIFTSERKMMSTVFEDDGKIQIFAKGAVEVLLPRCTSFLGDDGKEQPLSENKRQEALARAETFENQAFRVLLVASGTEAREEALTLLGLVAIMDLPRSEVFAAIATCKGAGIRTMMITGDNPRTAAAIAHQIGMAFDRVVTGPELEALHDEALEEMLAAETVLFARMASSQKLRIATALQNNGEVVAMTGDGVNDAPALKKADIGIAMGLSGTEVAKEAADMVLLDDNFSSIVIAIEEGRNVYFNIKKFVTYVLASNAPEIVPYILQFFLKIPLPLSVIQILSIDLGTDILPGVALGSERPEKNIMNRPPVRRNEKILDREVFLRGYFFLGVIEATAAMAAFLSFLLLHGWQYGTVDLADPLLHRQAMTMTLLGAVSCQLLNAWTMRSWEFSAFNLGFFSNRLLLWAMAVELVWVWAILNVPEVQRVFNTASVPLNDLWILLPFPLLLFCAHEFYKWLRRRKKNRDLLPT; encoded by the coding sequence ATGCAGCTTTTCACTCTGGAGAAAGAAGCCCTGCTCCAGCGGCTGAAGAGTTCGGAAAACGGGCTCTCTTCCGCCTTGGCGGCTCGGCGGTTGCGGGAATTCGGGCCCAATGTCCTGGAACAGGGGGCGAAAAAAAATTACCTGCTCGCCTACGCCAGGCAGTACAGCCAGTTTTTTGCCATTCTCCTGGAGGTAGCCGCTCTCCTCTCCTTTGTCGCCGACCATTATGACTCCAAGCAGGGCAGCGATGTCTTGGGCTACGCGATTATCGGGGCGGTGATCGTCAACGCCACCTTCACATTCTGGCAGGAATACCGGGCGGACAAGGCCATGGAGGAACTGCTCAAACTGATCCCCGTCCGGGTTTCGCTGCGGCGCGATGGCGATGTGGTGCAGGTCGAGGCGGAAGATCTGGTGCCGGGCGACATCATGCTTCTGGAAGAAGGGGACAAGGTCGCGGCGGACGGAATAATTCTCGAGGCAAACTCCCTCTATCTCAACCTCTCCTCCCTCACCGGCGAATCAGCGCCCGTGGCCCGCAGACTGCAACCCGACACGGCAAGACGGACCCTTGAGGCAAAGAACATGGTCTTTGCCGGAACCACCGTGCTTTCCGGCAGCGGCATCGCGGTGGTGAGCGCCACGGGCAACGCCACGGAATTCGGCAACATCGCCAGCCTCACCAAGAACGTGCGCAAGACCGTCACCCCCATGCAGCGCGAGATCATCCACATCACCCGTATCTTCACGGGGATCGCCCTGCTCATGGGCTGCGTCTTTTTCGCCCTGGGCCTCTTCTCGGGCAAGGGAATCCTCATGGCCTCGATCTTTGCCCTGGCCCTCATTGTCGCCAACGTGCCGGAAGGATTGCTCCCCACCATCAGCCTCTCCCTCTCCCTGGCCAGCCAGCGCATGGCCCGGCACAACGCCCTGGTCAAGAACCTCGATTCGGTGCAAACCCTGGGCAGCGCCACGGTGATCTGCACCGACAAGACCGGCACTCTGACGCGAAACGAGATGAGCACCAAGCTCCTCTGGCTTGCCGGCGGCGAGGAGATTTCCATCTCGGGGGAAGGGTATCGCGAGCCGGGCGAATTCTCCTTTTCCCGGCACAACGAAAGCAGTGAGCAGCGCCTCACGGAACTGCTCACTGCCGGCATCCTCAACTGCAGGGCCAGCATCGACGAGGAGCGATTGCGCGGGGATCCCACCGAGCTGGCCATTGTTGCCGCCGCCCGCAAAAAAGGAATTACCGCCCCGGAGATGACCAAATTGCAGGAGTTCATCTTCACCAGCGAACGCAAGATGATGTCCACTGTCTTTGAGGATGACGGAAAGATCCAGATCTTTGCCAAGGGAGCGGTGGAGGTCTTGCTGCCCAGATGCACCTCCTTTTTGGGGGATGACGGCAAAGAACAGCCGCTGAGCGAGAACAAGCGGCAGGAAGCCCTGGCCCGGGCGGAAACCTTCGAAAACCAGGCCTTCCGCGTCCTGCTCGTCGCCAGCGGCACAGAGGCCAGGGAGGAGGCGCTGACCCTGCTCGGCTTGGTTGCTATCATGGATCTGCCCCGCAGCGAGGTATTTGCGGCAATAGCCACCTGCAAAGGGGCCGGCATCCGCACCATGATGATCACCGGGGACAACCCGCGCACGGCCGCGGCCATTGCCCATCAGATCGGCATGGCTTTCGACCGGGTCGTCACCGGCCCGGAACTTGAGGCGCTGCACGATGAAGCGCTGGAAGAGATGCTCGCCGCAGAGACCGTGCTCTTTGCCCGCATGGCCAGCAGCCAGAAGCTGCGGATTGCCACGGCCCTGCAGAACAACGGGGAGGTGGTGGCCATGACCGGCGACGGGGTAAACGATGCCCCCGCCCTCAAAAAGGCGGACATCGGCATTGCCATGGGGCTCTCCGGCACCGAGGTGGCCAAGGAAGCGGCGGACATGGTGCTGCTCGACGACAACTTCTCCTCCATCGTCATTGCCATCGAAGAAGGAAGAAACGTCTATTTCAACATCAAGAAATTCGTCACCTATGTGCTCGCCTCCAACGCACCGGAGATCGTGCCCTACATCCTGCAGTTTTTTCTGAAAATCCCCCTGCCCCTTTCGGTGATCCAGATCCTTTCCATCGATCTGGGCACGGACATCCTCCCAGGCGTGGCCCTGGGCAGCGAACGGCCGGAAAAGAACATCATGAACCGGCCGCCGGTGAGAAGAAACGAGAAAATCCTCGACCGGGAGGTTTTTCTGCGGGGCTATTTTTTCCTGGGGGTCATCGAGGCCACCGCCGCCATGGCCGCCTTTCTCTCTTTCCTGCTCCTCCACGGCTGGCAGTACGGCACCGTGGATCTTGCCGACCCCCTCCTGCACCGCCAGGCCATGACCATGACCCTGCTGGGCGCTGTCTCCTGCCAGCTCCTCAATGCCTGGACCATGCGCAGCTGGGAATTCTCCGCCTTCAACCTGGGATTTTTCTCCAACCGGTTGCTGCTCTGGGCCATGGCGGTCGAGCTGGTCTGGGTCTGGGCCATTCTCAACGTGCCCGAAGTACAGAGAGTGTTCAACACCGCGTCGGTGCCGCTGAACGATCTCTGGATTCTGCTGCCCTTCCCCCTTCTGCTCTTTTGTGCACATGAATTCTACAAGTGGCTGCGCCGCCGCAAGAAGAACAGAGACCTCCTCCCAACCTAA
- a CDS encoding class I SAM-dependent methyltransferase: MSQDIRADRIYGHARYTALYDLELANFRADLPFYRQHLPAPPRTILELGCGTGRVSRALAAEGYRLTGVDLSFPMLAGAALAAKGATPHYACMDITALAFRTTFAAIIAPYNTFNLLTNPEGLRGCLNQLRHLLAEDGILLLQLYIPDRELRGLEGKKRFQFQIFDQPDGAKVIKEILKSTPPHSCLVDITERYYLRFRKDLPNEEWEYTYQILGHDFRQWLEIFAEQGFSLTASYGDYDLAPFVPGVHTTLLLALHKAPRVPE; this comes from the coding sequence GTGAGCCAAGACATCCGGGCCGACCGCATCTATGGCCACGCGCGGTACACCGCCCTCTATGACCTGGAGCTGGCAAATTTCCGCGCGGATCTCCCCTTTTATCGCCAACACCTGCCCGCTCCCCCCCGCACCATTCTCGAACTGGGTTGCGGCACCGGCCGAGTCAGCCGGGCTCTGGCCGCAGAGGGGTATCGCCTAACCGGCGTCGATCTCTCCTTCCCCATGCTGGCCGGTGCTGCTCTCGCCGCAAAGGGAGCCACGCCGCACTATGCCTGTATGGATATAACCGCCCTGGCCTTTCGCACCACCTTTGCCGCGATCATCGCCCCATACAACACCTTCAATCTCCTCACCAACCCGGAGGGTCTGCGCGGGTGCCTGAATCAACTCCGCCATCTGCTTGCTGAAGATGGGATTCTGCTCCTGCAGCTCTATATCCCGGACCGGGAACTCCGCGGGCTGGAAGGGAAAAAACGGTTCCAGTTTCAGATCTTCGACCAACCCGACGGCGCAAAGGTCATCAAGGAAATCCTCAAATCCACCCCGCCGCATTCCTGCCTGGTGGATATCACCGAACGCTACTACCTGCGCTTTCGGAAAGATCTCCCCAACGAAGAATGGGAGTACACCTATCAGATCCTTGGCCACGACTTTAGGCAATGGCTGGAGATTTTTGCCGAACAGGGTTTTTCCCTGACCGCATCCTACGGCGACTATGATCTCGCCCCCTTTGTTCCGGGAGTCCATACCACCCTCCTGCTGGCGCTACACAAGGCACCACGCGTCCCTGAATAA